The DNA window GTTGGAATATCAGATTCAATTTTAAACTCGAACGACTTAGATAGTGACAAACCAAGGTATGGACCACCAACCTCCTGGTCAATGAGCACCAAAAAGAAACCACGTCCAGTTAATATTGACACCGGTACTTcgaattctaattattttaacaatgttaGACTAAACTTTAATGAAGGCGTTGGTGGTAATAAGAAAATATCTTCACAAAGTCCTGGTCAATTACCTTCAACTACTAATAATCGACCACGTGGAAATATTAATCCACCATCACAGGACTTGAGTCCACCATTTTTGCCACCAACTACAACTGAAAGAAATGATGATTTAGGACTAGATATCAGAGTTAAGCCCACTCCAGACCCCgtgtttaatttcataaaacgtTTCGATCCGAACTCTCCAGACTCAATTAAAACAACGATGACGAAAACGGAAATTATTGATCTGAATCACCATTTACCTGATGGTCAGGTAAGTTCAGAAGAAGATAGGACTCCGCGCAAAAACAagaattttggaaataatttcaatgtacTGCAGGCTGATAAAAAGAAGAGCTCTACTGATGGGTCGCGGTTTAATTCAGTTAACGTAAAGTCAAACTCCGACGCAAACATAGAATCTTCTAATGTCCAAGTACCAAAACCATCCAGGGAACTCTTGCCACCCAAGACTGACATAACAGAATTGGCATCGACAACCATGGGACCGCCTATTTACTATGAATGGAAATGGGCTGTACCAGCATTCGACTTAGAGCCTCCTAAATTAAGTAACGAAACCAACACAACGACACCTAAACCAGTTAAACCTGGGAAGAGACCATTTAGTGTTATAACTCGATCCACGCCAAAAATAGTCGATCCTACACCCAGTAATACTGAGTACAACATTAGTTCATACTTTGTCCCGGATTATGTGTTTCCATTAGATGGACCTCACCCAGGATATGACGATGAAGACGCGCATACGTCATTCCAGGTTCAAGTGTCTAGACCTGGTAGGGCTAGTTATGGAGAAAATCCCGCTTGTCCTCACTGTCATCCGGCATACCTTAACCCTGGAACTTGCGAACCGTGCATTGTAAAGCGGTaacattaaatatcaaataatgacttcatatatttaagtttttcacTGACATTCCTCACAATAATTGCAGcaaaaaataatgcaaatagCTGTCGTTGATTAAATACGACTACTTCATTAAGTTGAGTTGACAAAGAAcgatatatcttatttatttaagtaaaaagtttaataaaggtATAGTTGAGgtgttttgaattaaaataaatgacactTGTATGGTTAGTATCTGTAGGTAAACAAGTCAAAATCGAATTTCACTTacccttattattaaaaatgtgatgtttgcataattattttataataatcaaatgataaatggttaatatcataaaaaataatccgtATAAAAATCGTTTCTGATGACGTATTAAATCCAGCTTTAAAAAGCGCTCTTATCCTATTACTATCTGCACCGCACGGTTTTACCTGAATCGCTCGTTATTGTATAGTATAACATTTCTCAGTCAAAAGCCTGTTTAACGCAAACCATCTTTCTTGACCGGACTGACAGATCTGGTGATTATcgcattcaaataaataaaacgaacttTTCAGCTTAATATAATGTCACAGAATGTAGATAACCTACGTATATTTTACCTACGATCGAAAAAGTAGGTAAGTGACCTATTTAtttgatcatattttttttaactgaaatgttattttcaaatacaatattacttGTTAAAGTAACAcaaaactgtatataatataattgttaagcAGAATGGTACaacttgtaaaatatatgtaagtaaacaTCATATaagttagatataaatatttataatattgtttatatttgtacaataaaacatGCCTGTTATAATACACAttaagttacaaataaataattaaaagttcttcaaataatttttatttaccagtataataattattgtattagaaAATTGTATTAGATAAAAGTATTTCccagtgtaataatatttttaataattattgtacagtaatttgtaaactaataaatcattactaaacattattattagtcaTATTCGCTTGGCCTAGgtgtattaaaaatagctgtacTATTCTTTAAGGCTCCTAATTCGCATACACAGGAACAGTACTGGTGTATTAGGATTGACCTAATACACCCTACTATTTAAAACACTGTTTGGAATATATGAACGACTCTCATAGCCGTTCTTTAAgccgtaatttaatttttttatttatttaatcctcACTTATCCTTTTACACAAAATCCCTTTTTGTTTTCAGACACGCTCAATCTGttcatattttctaaaaattaagtaaaagcTTATTAATTAggtcttgaaatatatttattattttaattaaataatgtggaCCTTAGATTCAAAGgcttattaattgaaattattaatgttgAGTCTAATACGAGAGGATTCCACCTTACCAACTTACACTACAATTCTACCATGAAGGACAAGGTCGTCTGGAAGAAAttgctatttaattaattgatggCGCCCAAAAACTTATTTGAAGATAAATGTAGATTATTTCAGCTAAAATTACTTCAGCTCTGGTACAGCATATTTAAAATTGGCAGTAGGATGCCTTACATTCAGTTGTCATTACATaaagtttttaacttttaaataatctcaatccacaacagcgcgatttctaaaggcttttccgaaccgatacgatttgTGAACCCTCAAAAAAAAGAGCCTACacctttcttaaaggccggtaacgcatctgcaagcctcctggtgttgcagatgtccgtgGGTGGAAAGCAAACAGCCCGTTTTCcacctatacaataaaaaaatacaaatttaacttaCATAACTACATAGGAATATCgtagttgaaaaaataaatttagttaagttatactacttataaattaaaatagacaaaTATCTACGAGTCATGGCGTCCTTTCCGATTTTGGCCGAGTAAGCCTATCTCAAGATAGACCACCAGTCATGTATACCATATtaccaatttatattattatttattatatatattacctttAACCTTGgcagtaaaaaaaacaatctcgtttatataaattgttctcattataaatacaatggttaaaataatgataaactagataaaatgtatgtaatatttagcACCAAAAAATTGTTCtgggttaataaaaatataaacagacccagtttacataaaataacttcgtttatatattaaaatagaatttaaaaaatatatataaaaaaataaggtttttaattAACTGTTGAATTCCTTATCTGTACTACGCAATGGCTATATGTCAAATACAAATAGCCGTCATGGCGTCGAATTAATCATTATTCGCTAATGTCATTAATGTCAAATTTCACGTCTAACTATTCGCTAAGCATAATGGCtagatatttttacaatttgtaattacaaaaaataaatctgcaTTTCAGCGTTCTATTAAAGTTCGTTAACTTAGTGAATGACAGTAATACTATCTCGTATCGAGAATGAGTAAATTAAATCCACTAGGGCTGTTAGTCAATTACGGTGATTCGGATGAAGACATAGATGAAGGATCACCATTGTCTGCAAAACATAATGATTATGCGACTAGCAGACTAGCGAAAACACCAGCGACTTATCCGGGCTATGAATCCAGTTATCAAACTCCGAACACACCTGCCGGCATTCATCCAGCACCCATACCGCACTGTCGTAAGTAATTTTGCGCCTCAGCATATGTGTTAGCTGcagaatgataataaatatagcaacttttaatataataaatatttgcttgttattataaagaagtaatttaaaactttaagccATGACAATTAAAGtgttgtcaaaataaatacttataataatgccCTTAACGAATTTAGATGCTCAGAAACGTGCAGTATTAAAGTGCacaattgtaaataacaaatatgtcgaagttatttaataaaaaaaaattaatatactttacaaacaacattattaaataataaaaataacataaatacactGGTCACAatgatttttcaaataacacacaatttaagagaaaaaaaacttactataaatttattataatacaaacaatTCATTCCATACAAATGTTAATATGTGTTATGTTTAACtgacatgactttgtattttaaatgttagatAATAGTAACAACTGAGTTTTTGCCCCTTTTTCTCGGCAGAATCTGCATTGAGaacaggtggtagcttcacttaatatagtttgttaaatgacgattcaaaagtgcttgtaaaagcctacttgaataaagtattttttttatttataaatgaaaactgGTGGTAAAGGTCCATGTTCATATGTACCAATTCTACTATTTAACTGCCAAAAAGTTACACTTTGTATAACTTAGTTCCAGTTTGATGAGGTGCTTACTTAACAAGTGATATAAGTGTAAAAGCattttttgtcttaaaatgCCTACATCAGCCATAAAGAGTTAAGGGGAGTTAAGTTAGTATTGAggtctatatttaaaaaaaatgtacaacaaAACATTGGTAACTTATCTGACTTACAATCCTTTCTGTGTTATATGACATATAAATGACAAATGACATAAAAgaggaattatttttattcatttttttttataatgatccATGCTTATTGCTTACAGCATGGTCCGCTTGCTATGATGAGAACAGCGGATTCACATATTACTGGAACCAGCAAACTAATGCAGTGACATGGGAAGCTCCACCAGAGTACATGCTTGCTCTCAAATTAGCACAACAGCAGTTACATGCGtcaggtatataataaattaattttgttaacaataGGTATTAAAATTACAGGAAGTGGTTTAACAGTCTTAtagaattaagataaattatattaaatgcatacataaatagaataaaataatgaaattattttaatcaatgtttttaacttagtagttaagacaataataataaaattgttaatgacataataaattatattttgttatgcaAGAGCTATTTTCAAAACCACAGGTTCAACAGAAGTGTCGGCTGAGGAATGGCAACTTTACCAGCAAGCACTAGCTGAGAAACAAAATTCACAAAACAAGATTATTGCTAAGACTGCTATCAATACAACAAAGAAACCTGAGAAGGGAACAaaggaaaaaaattcaaagagtCTCAAGAAAAGAGCTGCTAGTGATGACGAGGAGGAGTaagttgataaatttattagaaaaaacacACATAAAATACTGAAGTTTAGCAGATCGCATTTTTATAAGCAAACTGCATATTGgtttgcttaatatttttttaacaagacTTGATTCCAAAGAAGCTTGTTTGcatctttttctttatttttttacaggaaAATAGAACTTATCACATCCTACCATAACTCTGACTCAGAATCCAATGATGAATCAGAGAAGACTCCACCAGTCAAACCACCTCTACCAAAACCACCAAACAAGTTACCGAAGCATCCGCAGAAGAAACAGAAAACTAAACCACAAGTAGAATTTGGTCCACCATTACCACCAAATCAAAATTACACTGTGCCAATTGGTCCGGAACTACCAACGGGATTGCAAAACGAAAGTAAACTCAAATCACCAGAAAATAAGGTTGATATTACAGTTAAACAAGTAAGTTTGCATTGTTAtgattgtgaaatatttttcaattccgTTTTGCACCAATGATGAGAAATAAATCTGATATTCGCTCAAAGAATAACAATCCAAGGGCTCTGGAAACTCATatcttttttagaaatataaatgtgtttaatttttgaataatatttttttaattaaaataatagctaaCGTAAAATGATTAACCATTTGAAATCAATTTCGACCAGATTTTGTTTTCACATGGTtttctttgtattgtttttggacttttgccatattttttttaacaagaaaaTGTGTCTCATGTCCTAGCAATACTAAAAGGGATTTCAGTGAAATTGGATATGTTATCAAGCGTTGTGATGGCTAAAGTTTTCAATCTGAGGTGCatttgtatagtatatattagatgtttaataattattaagctatacattcaaaaatattatcttaatatttgtatgtctgtattatatatgttatattgttgTTCTTAAAACACATAgacataatttacttaatattaaaatcatttaattatttaacataactaAACTACTAAGAGAGGCTAAGTATCTTcgtaaaaaagtaatgtaattaaggtactatgtatatgtatataattatagcaaaagtatatataaaaattctgtTTCTACTATCAAAACAGGATGCTCCTCAAACATCAAAGTCCATCGATGATGACGGTCAAGATGAAAATTGTCTCCtgcaaaaattaaaagataaggCAAAACTATTGGAGAAACTCGGTGGTGAGTTGCCTTCCGATctacagaaaattataaaagacgATACCAAATCTAACAACGCCTCTCCACGAGGTGAATCTAATGCCGCTGAACTCGACATTGACGATTTATTACAAGAGATCGAGAAAACGGAATTGCCTAAAGTTAAATCAAAAGATATTAATGAAAGGCAGAAATCGAACAGAAATAGTACAAGCAGTTCTCCAAAAAGCGGTGACAGAACACCACCATTAGAAGAACTTCATGCACTATTCCCGAACACCAATGGACCTTCAACGTCATTGTTTCCAAGCGCTGCTAATATAGACGAAAGTAAACTAGATATCAAACCAGAGACTCCAGTCATTGTAGAAAAGgaaaaaaaggaaaatgtcTACTTAACGAATTTAGATGTACCAATAGAAAATGTTGGTAGAAAGAAATTGAGGATATCTAATTCAGTATTGCCAGATCGGAGAAAGGAGAAAGTTGAACTACCTGTCTATACAACGaaatattcacaatttattGAAGGGTTCTCGAATGAAAGAACCGGTTTGGGTTTCACTAAAGAAGAAGACACTGGAAGTAGTCCAAAGAACATGATAAATTATGGCAATGGTCTAACATTTACTAAAGGAGAAACTTTGAACGAGGAAAAAAAAGATGAAGACCTAGATGACTTGACTGATTTAGTGGAAGCCAAGTTGAAGTTTCTTAATCAGTTGCAGCCGTGCGTGTTGTCGCCGCTGCAGGAAATGTTGATCCAGATGCAGGTTtgtgttttgtatataattctatttttatcgaatattatatCAGGTATGTTGAACAGATATAGATAAAttgatatctttattataaaaagttttgaatattatcaatattacgATTTCAAAGGATTAAGTTGTTTGATGTTTATATTGCATCGTAAATAGTTGGATCTTTTCGTGCATAGGATACTTGTGAATCATAGATAGTGCCAGTGCCCTTAGAATGATTAAATCTCCcccaaagtttttattattaaccctATTTGAAAAGAACTTAACTTTTCTtttctcaaatttaatttttcttaacttTCATTTGCATTTTCTTGCTCCTATCTCATAGTCTTTCCATACAATatgtttggatatttttttactaattatccCCTAAAAAACCCTCTATACAATTGGATTCCCTCTAAATTTGGTGGGAAATCCCCGAAATCGTCGTAACACACGTGCACGGTCGCGGTTGCAGACGCTGGTGTCGGCGTTCCGCGCGGGCGCGCTGTCGGGCGCGTACTGGCGGCGCTGGGCGCGCGGCGCGGAGGGCGCGCTGGCGCAGCACGAGGcggccgccgcgccgcccggcTGGCTCTGCGTCTTCCAGAGGTACGCCCGTCCCTTACATAACCGCCCGCCCGTCTTGACGCCCGACGGCCGTGAGTCACACCGACCGCGTTGGATCGCTGCTTCATGATTTTAAAACCGCGATTTTAACATTATTCAATGTGTACAATTGACATGGTGTTCGGTGCGACCTTATTAGGGccgaaattatttcattttcatataatatatttcctgTTATAACAGCCACtccattactatttttaaaatacgagTGTGCTTCGCGGTTGAACAGAACCCCGTTAGTTatctttcttttaaataatcattattcttGATAGATTTATGACCTTGAACTCTTATCACAAAGACtaccatttataataattaattaatgagatATATTCATCTTTTATTACGCGTTTCCCCTGTTCAGTCCTTTACCACGCAGTGCTGTCAATGGCCGACTGTTGTTCGCTGAACTTTATAGATGCACTGTCGCTGTGCTGTTATCAGATGACTTTACTGCTATAAAACTTATTCGGGATGCATTCTGACCTGATTTTAATGTGTTATCAGAGCTCTTTAGAGCTGTCTTCATTCTGTTAATTCAGAGGGTGATAATCATCACTACAGTTATTATATCTAATATCACCAATTTACTGAGTTTATTTTCTAAAGAAGTAACATTGTGAGCGTCTAAAATATAGTTAACTAGTTTTCAGCCTCCATTTATACTCCTACTACTATCTACTAGTATCATCTAAATATCCaactaatgataattaaaagtcGTAAGTGTAGATTGTCCTATAACTCCTCAATCACCAATTCACTAGATAACttgatatttttgttatcaattgctgaggtttaaataaataattaatggcCCAACTTTCAAAatgagttaaaaataaactatttatatatagtgtatTATGTCCAAAGATATTTGGATAAACTACATTAGTTTAGAGCACTGTATATCACTCATTATAATATCGAGATGCGCAActatttgattttcatttattacttttttcgattttttttatcgctTTAATGATTAAGAagcatatacattaaaaaaatatccttcaGTCCTCTCCCATTGTCATCGACATTCCGTCTATACGCAAGTGGTAAACCTATAgtcctaaaaaaattaattaataaatacaatattagctACAATAGATGCTAATGTTTTCAATGTCacttgtatacatatttataaaaatctaatttctGAATTCACGAagtctttaaaatatcaattattgatGTTATCTATTATGTGTCGGTGTGACTAGCAGCCATGAACTCTGAAGGTAATTGTTACGTGGTGTATTTTTTTTGACAGACTTATTGTGGTGTAAGCTTaatatgatgaaaatattactattttaacttGGTGAATACGTGTATAGTTATTAAAGActgataacaattattatatacatttgttgtttttgtattgtataatttaaaagagaaCATTTGGTAGGGATATGTTTTTCATGCGTTTATGTAACACCCTGTATTTCATTGCTTCTGTGATATATAAGTACCTGATATAgttaatagattaataaatcattattaataatcgtAGTTTCTTTAAACCTTTTTATCATCCTgagttaataattacattattataattttagtaggcgattcagtttttttttaaggagattgttcattgttattaaaatctaatttatatcaAAAGCATTTTAACACCAATACAAGTATGTAGCTATATGTAGTGAAATTTATGGAAGAAAGAATGTAGAAGATAGAAGCTTAAGGAAGGAAAGAGAAGGCAAGAGAAGGCGACGCGCCGCGGACCGTGGTGAgaatgcaaataatttatttaacatttttatttcttggtAATACACTTTGATCTTTTTCCAGGTGGCCTTTAGTGTGGCGATTTACATTTTGTGTCTGCGAATATCAGAAAAATTACGTATCAGGTGTATACTGAAAAAATGTTAGTAGTTGTACATTTGTTGGTGTTTAAACAAACGTTTTGCGTTTGGTGTTGTTGGgtcaaagatattttaaaaatcggaaattgaaagttttataaatatagttcagGAAATTAGGTTAAATTATTTCGCGGCAGACACGACCTGGAATTCTGACTAGAGGGATTAAGTATGAacagaatttttataatattcacgtCGTGCGAGAATTCTTCCATTACACACGAGTATTTAATCGACAATGGAAGAGTTTTTGTTACAATCATGTGTATGTTTTAAGACTGCCTTGTGATTTTAATATGCGATTGTTTTAAGTAAACATTAAatagtttgtgttttatttgaaagtaaaatatgcAATCTAAAAGAAAATCAATCTTCAAGGATTcaatgtaaaaacatttttaaacaacaatattgtaagatttattttatcgttttaaaacAGTCGCAGATTTAAAAGAACTCGGTGTACTAAAAACTTCTCCGCGCTAAATATTTCTACTGTTCCCTTGTGACTGCAGGTCTGAGGGGCGGTACTGCTACCGTCGAGAGTCGGACGGGTTCGTGCAGTACGAATACCCAGCTGTCGCCAATACAGACATGGATATTTGTACCACACCACCTCACCCAAGTACGGAACCGAAGGTGTGTacccttattatatttatattaggtacGATTGGTATGCACAGATATGCTGGTTCTGTTGTTCATTATAGTCATTTTATTCTTCTGACTAATTTCGGCCCAGCCATAGCATATTATAGTAATCAAAGTCTATTTCCTCACCTGattcggtggtagggcttcggatatcagatattctaccgcacaacagaaatacttagtattgttgtgttccggttcgaaggatgAATGATCCAggcacaggcacaagagacatgtCATCTCCCAAGTGTGGTGTTGCATTTGcgatgtatatgtaataaataattttgttcacCGTAAACTTTAAggactaaaattttattaatttgtattgacAAACTCTGTTAGAAGTTTGTATAAGCTCTTATTGTCTTCTGAAATTTCCAGACAACTTGACATTGGCATAATGCATGTGCACTaaatgttatatacaaatataaatctaacAGAACAAATCGTAAAAATATGATGATTGTGAATTAAAATGACGCACGTGCCttttgtacaattaaatttctaaCACAAGCCATGAAACGCAGATGCTACAAATGTGAATCGTATGAATTTATAGCAGGAGGTGAACCCTCCACCGC is part of the Vanessa atalanta chromosome 10, ilVanAtal1.2, whole genome shotgun sequence genome and encodes:
- the LOC125066813 gene encoding formin-binding protein 4-like isoform X1 codes for the protein MSKLNPLGLLVNYGDSDEDIDEGSPLSAKHNDYATSRLAKTPATYPGYESSYQTPNTPAGIHPAPIPHCPWSACYDENSGFTYYWNQQTNAVTWEAPPEYMLALKLAQQQLHASGSTEVSAEEWQLYQQALAEKQNSQNKIIAKTAINTTKKPEKGTKEKNSKSLKKRAASDDEEEKIELITSYHNSDSESNDESEKTPPVKPPLPKPPNKLPKHPQKKQKTKPQVEFGPPLPPNQNYTVPIGPELPTGLQNESKLKSPENKVDITVKQDAPQTSKSIDDDGQDENCLLQKLKDKAKLLEKLGGELPSDLQKIIKDDTKSNNASPRGESNAAELDIDDLLQEIEKTELPKVKSKDINERQKSNRNSTSSSPKSGDRTPPLEELHALFPNTNGPSTSLFPSAANIDESKLDIKPETPVIVEKEKKENVYLTNLDVPIENVGRKKLRISNSVLPDRRKEKVELPVYTTKYSQFIEGFSNERTGLGFTKEEDTGSSPKNMINYGNGLTFTKGETLNEEKKDEDLDDLTDLVEAKLKFLNQLQPCVLSPLQEMLIQMQTLVSAFRAGALSGAYWRRWARGAEGALAQHEAAAAPPGWLCVFQRSEGRYCYRRESDGFVQYEYPAVANTDMDICTTPPHPSTEPKQEVNPPPPPPSPPRCWRSTPPPPGTDPVPPEAPPPPRIQEPKKEIGDELQSFYNDIAELEKTSGSTEPNSPEPPPPPEISDKSKDKENKVVKKKPKMKVSSSLGMKQKSVSTLVAKWQQVADEINSD
- the LOC125066813 gene encoding formin-binding protein 4-like isoform X2, with the translated sequence MSKLNPLGLLVNYGDSDEDIDEGSPLSAKHNDYATSRLAKTPATYPGYESSYQTPNTPAGIHPAPIPHCPWSACYDENSGFTYYWNQQTNAVTWEAPPEYMLALKLAQQQLHASGSTEVSAEEWQLYQQALAEKQNSQNKIIAKTAINTTKKPEKGTKEKNSKSLKKRAASDDEEEKIELITSYHNSDSESNDESEKTPPVKPPLPKPPNKLPKHPQKKQKTKPQVEFGPPLPPNQNYTVPIGPELPTGLQNESKLKSPENKVDITVKQDAPQTSKSIDDDGQDENCLLQKLKDKAKLLEKLGGELPSDLQKIIKDDTKSNNASPRGESNAAELDIDDLLQEIEKTELPKVKSKDINERQKSNRNSTSSSPKSGDRTPPLEELHALFPNTNGPSTSLFPSAANIDESKLDIKPETPVIVEKEKKENVYLTNLDVPIENVGRKKLRISNSVLPDRRKEKVELPVYTTKYSQFIEGFSNERTGLGFTKEEDTGSSPKNMINYGNGLTFTKGETLNEEKKDEDLDDLTDLVEAKLKFLNQLQPCVLSPLQEMLIQMQTLVSAFRAGALSGAYWRRWARGAEGALAQHEAAAAPPGWLCVFQRSEGRYCYRRESDGFVQYEYPAVANTDMDICTTPPHPSTEPKEVNPPPPPPSPPRCWRSTPPPPGTDPVPPEAPPPPRIQEPKKEIGDELQSFYNDIAELEKTSGSTEPNSPEPPPPPEISDKSKDKENKVVKKKPKMKVSSSLGMKQKSVSTLVAKWQQVADEINSD
- the LOC125066914 gene encoding uncharacterized protein LOC125066914 — protein: MERKVFLFWCATLICCFVASAKTGNRVKSPATRFTCQGRASGYYADVETGCQVYHMCDGLGRQFSYSCPNTTLFQQRMLICDHWYMVNCSNSESDYDANLLIGQRDKPFVSDEEMRLRTPRPDILSVPPNDKYYDGLREAESKFPIHPDNSIVGISDSILNSNDLDSDKPRYGPPTSWSMSTKKKPRPVNIDTGTSNSNYFNNVRLNFNEGVGGNKKISSQSPGQLPSTTNNRPRGNINPPSQDLSPPFLPPTTTERNDDLGLDIRVKPTPDPVFNFIKRFDPNSPDSIKTTMTKTEIIDLNHHLPDGQVSSEEDRTPRKNKNFGNNFNVLQADKKKSSTDGSRFNSVNVKSNSDANIESSNVQVPKPSRELLPPKTDITELASTTMGPPIYYEWKWAVPAFDLEPPKLSNETNTTTPKPVKPGKRPFSVITRSTPKIVDPTPSNTEYNISSYFVPDYVFPLDGPHPGYDDEDAHTSFQVQVSRPGRASYGENPACPHCHPAYLNPGTCEPCIVKR